In Pseudomonas saudiphocaensis, one DNA window encodes the following:
- a CDS encoding DUF1090 domain-containing protein, with the protein MSFRHLPIALIFACAASGSLQAIAADAAIGCSEQRQSLREQLQQARLQGDRLQQNRLSAELQGLTEVCRGLTTLGPGQVEHQQTLRQVERREALLREALSTGDAQLIELRRNQLAKTREKLESLRP; encoded by the coding sequence ATGTCATTCAGACATTTGCCGATTGCCCTGATATTCGCTTGCGCCGCCTCTGGCTCACTGCAGGCAATCGCGGCCGATGCCGCCATCGGCTGCAGCGAACAGCGTCAGTCGTTACGCGAGCAATTGCAGCAGGCGCGGCTGCAAGGCGACAGGCTGCAGCAGAACCGGCTCAGCGCCGAACTGCAGGGCCTGACCGAAGTGTGCCGCGGATTGACCACCCTGGGACCCGGCCAGGTGGAGCATCAGCAGACTCTGCGCCAGGTCGAACGGCGCGAGGCGCTACTGCGTGAGGCCTTGAGCACCGGCGATGCTCAACTGATCGAGCTGCGCCGCAACCAGCTCGCCAAGACGCGGGAAAAGCTCGAATCCTTGCGCCCCTGA
- a CDS encoding c-type cytochrome, whose translation MKLMPLSLSLVALLALAGCDRIDPDSPLGKRKAIYQAMLDTKEDLGGMLRGRLVFDSQAFVTGAARLDELSRQPWQHYPEVKEAQSDARDDVWQRQERFNELARELEAHTAALVAVTTAAEPTPESVAPAMQRIEDACEACHKEFRAY comes from the coding sequence ATGAAACTGATGCCGTTGAGTTTGTCTCTGGTCGCGCTACTGGCGCTGGCTGGTTGTGATCGCATCGACCCTGATTCGCCGCTGGGCAAGCGCAAGGCGATCTATCAGGCGATGCTGGATACCAAGGAGGATCTCGGCGGCATGCTGCGTGGGCGTTTGGTATTCGATTCGCAGGCGTTCGTGACCGGTGCCGCGCGGCTTGATGAACTGTCGCGTCAGCCCTGGCAGCACTACCCGGAGGTGAAGGAGGCGCAGAGTGACGCGCGTGACGACGTCTGGCAGCGCCAGGAGCGTTTCAACGAGCTGGCGCGCGAACTGGAAGCCCACACCGCTGCGCTGGTTGCGGTAACTACCGCCGCAGAGCCAACACCTGAAAGTGTCGCGCCCGCCATGCAGCGGATCGAGGACGCTTGCGAAGCTTGTCACAAGGAGTTCCGCGCCTACTGA
- the ahcY gene encoding adenosylhomocysteinase, with the protein MSAVMTPADFNDFKVADISLAAWGRREIVIAESEMPALMGLRRKYAAEQPLKGAKILGCIHMTIQTAVLIETLVALGAEVRWSSCNIFSTQDQAAAAIAAAGIPVFAWKGETEEEYEWCIEQTILKDGQPWDANMVLDDGGDLTQILHEKYPQVLEKVHGITEETTTGVHRLLDMLKAGTLKVPAINVNDAVTKSKNDNKYGCRHSLNDAIKRGTDHLLSGKQALVIGYGDVGKGSAQSLRQEGMIVKVSEIDPICAMQACMDGFELVSPYKNGINDGTDACIDAALLGKIDLIVTTTGNANVCDAGMLKALKKRAVVCNIGHFDNEIDTAFMRKNWAWEEVKPQVHKIHRTGPDSFDPANDDYLILLAEGRLVNLGNATGHPSRIMDGSFANQVLAQIFLFEQKFADMLPAHKAERLTVEVLPKKLDEEVALEMVKGFGGVITQLTPAQADYIGVSVEGPFKPDSYRY; encoded by the coding sequence ATGAGTGCTGTCATGACGCCTGCCGATTTCAACGATTTCAAAGTCGCCGACATTTCCCTGGCCGCCTGGGGCCGCCGCGAAATCGTCATCGCCGAGTCCGAAATGCCCGCGCTGATGGGCCTGCGCCGCAAGTACGCCGCCGAACAGCCGCTCAAGGGCGCGAAAATCCTCGGCTGCATCCACATGACCATCCAGACCGCCGTGCTGATCGAGACCCTGGTCGCGCTGGGCGCCGAGGTCCGCTGGTCCTCCTGCAACATCTTCTCCACCCAGGATCAGGCCGCTGCCGCCATTGCCGCCGCCGGCATTCCGGTATTTGCCTGGAAGGGCGAGACCGAAGAAGAGTACGAGTGGTGCATCGAGCAGACCATCCTCAAGGATGGCCAGCCTTGGGACGCCAATATGGTGCTGGACGACGGTGGCGACCTGACCCAGATCCTCCATGAGAAGTACCCGCAGGTGCTGGAGAAGGTCCACGGCATCACCGAAGAGACCACCACCGGCGTGCATCGCCTGCTGGACATGCTCAAGGCCGGCACTCTGAAAGTCCCCGCAATCAACGTCAACGACGCGGTTACCAAGAGCAAGAACGACAACAAGTACGGCTGCCGTCACAGCCTCAACGACGCCATCAAGCGCGGCACCGACCACTTGCTGTCAGGCAAGCAGGCGCTGGTGATCGGCTACGGCGACGTGGGCAAGGGCTCGGCCCAGTCGCTGCGCCAGGAAGGCATGATCGTCAAGGTTTCGGAGATCGACCCGATCTGCGCCATGCAGGCCTGCATGGACGGCTTCGAGCTGGTTTCCCCGTACAAGAACGGTATCAATGACGGCACCGATGCCTGCATCGACGCCGCGCTGCTGGGCAAGATCGACCTGATCGTCACCACCACCGGCAATGCCAATGTCTGCGACGCCGGCATGCTCAAGGCGCTGAAGAAGCGCGCCGTGGTGTGCAACATCGGTCACTTCGACAACGAGATCGACACCGCCTTCATGCGCAAGAACTGGGCATGGGAAGAGGTCAAGCCGCAGGTGCACAAGATCCACCGCACCGGCCCTGATAGCTTCGACCCGGCCAACGATGACTATCTGATTCTGCTGGCCGAAGGCCGCCTGGTGAACCTGGGCAACGCCACCGGCCACCCGAGCCGCATCATGGATGGCTCCTTCGCCAACCAGGTACTGGCGCAGATCTTCCTGTTCGAGCAAAAGTTCGCCGACATGCTGCCCGCGCACAAGGCCGAGCGCCTGACCGTGGAAGTGCTGCCTAAGAAACTCGACGAAGAAGTGGCACTGGAGATGGTCAAGGGCTTCGGTGGCGTTATCACCCAGCTGACTCCGGCCCAGGCCGACTATATCGGCGTGAGCGTGGAAGGCCCGTTCAAGCCGGACAGCTACCGCTACTGA
- the metF gene encoding methylenetetrahydrofolate reductase [NAD(P)H], producing the protein MTSANRPSISFEFFPTKTEAGHEKLLTTARRLAEYKPDFFSCTYGAGGSTRDRTLNTVLQLDGEVKVPTAPHLSCVGDSKTELRELLNIYKDAGIHRIVALRGDLPSGMGMASGELRYANELVEFIRNETGDHFHIEIAAYPEMHPQARNFEDDLSNFVRKAQAGADSAITQYFFNADCYFYFVERVRKLGVDTPIVPGIMPITNYSKLARFSDACGAEIPRWVRKQLEAYGDDMDSIQAFGTQVISEMCEKLLAGGAPGLHFYTLNQAEPSLAIWENLNLNR; encoded by the coding sequence ATGACTTCTGCGAACCGCCCTTCGATCAGCTTCGAGTTCTTCCCCACCAAGACCGAAGCCGGGCACGAAAAACTGCTGACCACCGCAAGGCGTCTGGCTGAATACAAGCCGGACTTCTTCTCCTGCACCTACGGTGCTGGTGGCTCAACCCGCGACCGCACGCTGAACACCGTGCTGCAGCTCGACGGCGAGGTGAAAGTGCCCACCGCACCGCACCTGTCCTGCGTCGGCGACAGCAAGACCGAGCTGCGCGAACTGCTGAATATCTACAAGGACGCCGGCATTCACCGCATCGTCGCGCTGCGCGGTGACCTGCCGTCGGGCATGGGCATGGCCAGCGGCGAGTTGCGCTATGCCAACGAACTGGTCGAGTTCATTCGCAACGAGACCGGCGATCACTTCCATATCGAAATCGCCGCCTACCCGGAGATGCATCCCCAGGCGCGCAATTTCGAAGACGATCTCAGCAACTTCGTGCGCAAGGCCCAGGCCGGCGCCGATAGTGCCATCACCCAGTATTTCTTCAACGCCGACTGCTACTTCTACTTCGTCGAGCGCGTGCGCAAGCTGGGTGTGGATACGCCAATCGTGCCGGGCATCATGCCGATCACCAACTACAGCAAGCTGGCGCGCTTCTCAGACGCCTGCGGCGCAGAGATCCCACGCTGGGTGCGCAAGCAGCTGGAAGCTTACGGTGACGACATGGACAGCATCCAGGCCTTCGGCACTCAGGTCATCAGCGAGATGTGCGAGAAACTGCTCGCCGGCGGCGCGCCGGGCCTGCATTTCTACACGCTGAACCAGGCCGAACCGAGCCTGGCCATCTGGGAAAATCTCAACCTGAACCGCTGA